In one window of Fibrobacter sp. UWB5 DNA:
- a CDS encoding radical SAM protein: MDLKNFYSHDTNVYNLEGFVPQIVDAEYLRNLGVTAQPSEATLQGLIKGSKLFMERVQNRTVIPVSKLTIENIDPDKVETEIHNYTGRCPTLTFEINPIRGCNVGCQYCLVTDGVHEQHLVAYENYHLYVRKLLEEMNGTPTRPVTEEDIHKKNVLLQDLATAIEEAPERKKEIESKIVEISRGKNWNHYYYFSPKTEAFQEPTVQTGIAHRILKEFIAHFEKYPDSNARLFIASKSGPKHLLYEYEGETILDLFEKLKGKMQFNTSVSIMPKEFRDLLEPYAAPIEERLQSVKLCQERGIQANSALIQPIVMPYLTDEHIKDFFDKLHAAGIVNYKPEFLTACMENLAMLGQWLGHFDKNLERELYEIYIKPDNADHRKQRGRTAPERDLCIKSIEKMMAYTQKLGMTTSICFWVRKQLRIPNTLIPIVNANGFQCLGYQSKLFAK, translated from the coding sequence ATGGATTTGAAAAACTTTTATTCTCACGATACGAATGTTTACAACCTTGAAGGTTTTGTCCCGCAAATTGTCGATGCCGAATATCTCCGCAATCTCGGAGTAACGGCGCAACCTTCCGAAGCAACCCTGCAAGGGCTTATCAAGGGTTCCAAGCTCTTTATGGAACGAGTCCAGAACCGAACGGTTATTCCTGTTTCGAAGTTGACGATTGAAAATATCGATCCGGATAAGGTTGAAACGGAAATTCACAACTATACAGGCCGTTGCCCTACGCTTACCTTTGAAATCAACCCTATTCGCGGTTGCAATGTGGGCTGCCAGTATTGCTTGGTAACCGATGGCGTTCATGAACAGCACTTGGTGGCGTATGAAAATTACCACCTGTACGTGCGCAAACTACTGGAAGAAATGAATGGGACGCCGACACGCCCCGTGACGGAAGAAGATATTCACAAGAAGAATGTCTTGCTGCAGGATTTGGCGACGGCCATCGAAGAGGCTCCTGAACGTAAGAAAGAAATTGAATCGAAGATTGTCGAAATTAGCCGTGGCAAGAACTGGAACCATTATTACTATTTCTCGCCCAAGACGGAAGCCTTCCAGGAACCGACGGTGCAGACGGGGATTGCTCACCGCATTCTCAAAGAATTCATTGCGCACTTTGAAAAGTATCCGGATTCCAACGCCAGGCTCTTCATTGCTTCAAAGTCCGGCCCCAAGCATTTGCTTTACGAGTACGAAGGCGAAACCATTCTGGACTTGTTTGAAAAGCTCAAGGGCAAAATGCAGTTCAACACGAGCGTCTCGATTATGCCCAAGGAATTCCGCGACCTGCTGGAACCTTACGCCGCCCCGATTGAAGAACGCCTGCAGTCTGTCAAGCTTTGCCAGGAACGCGGCATCCAGGCGAATTCCGCGCTGATTCAGCCCATTGTGATGCCGTACCTCACCGACGAACATATCAAGGATTTTTTCGATAAGTTGCATGCGGCGGGAATCGTCAATTACAAGCCGGAATTCTTGACAGCATGCATGGAAAACCTTGCCATGCTCGGACAATGGCTCGGACACTTCGATAAGAACCTGGAGCGCGAACTCTACGAGATTTATATCAAGCCCGACAACGCCGACCACCGCAAACAACGCGGCCGTACCGCTCCGGAAAGGGATTTGTGCATCAAGAGCATCGAAAAGATGATGGCGTACACGCAAAAGCTCGGCATGACGACCAGTATCTGTTTCTGGGTCCGCAAGCAATTGCGCATCCCGAACACGTTGATTCCCATCGTCAATGCCAACGGTTTCCAGTGTCTCGGTTACCAGTCTAAGCTTTTTGCCAAATAG
- a CDS encoding WbqC family protein codes for MIIAGNQPYFIPYIAYWQLMKACDLFLIGDDYAFITRGWVQRNRILRQGKPAYFGLEINDISCHRLINQTELLRDDFARKLKELYHCYRSAPFFERGYELMERIFSCEETNLTAFLVNSIEIVREYLGIKTKMMFTSQIEGNCRFKREHRVFDFCDRLGAATYVNPIGGQSLYKKDEFAEHGIELKFIHSHCREYKQFGKNFVPGLSILDVIMFNSREEIAQMLDEYTTE; via the coding sequence GTGATTATTGCCGGGAACCAGCCTTACTTTATACCCTACATTGCCTATTGGCAGTTGATGAAGGCGTGCGATTTATTCCTAATCGGCGACGATTACGCTTTTATCACGCGCGGGTGGGTGCAACGCAACAGAATCTTGCGACAGGGAAAGCCGGCCTATTTCGGGCTAGAGATTAACGATATCAGTTGCCATCGTTTGATTAACCAAACGGAACTATTGCGGGATGATTTTGCCAGAAAGCTGAAAGAACTTTACCATTGCTACCGTTCGGCGCCTTTCTTTGAAAGGGGCTACGAATTGATGGAACGGATTTTTTCGTGCGAAGAAACGAACCTGACGGCGTTTCTGGTGAACTCCATTGAAATCGTCCGCGAATATCTTGGAATCAAGACGAAAATGATGTTCACGTCGCAGATCGAGGGCAATTGCCGATTCAAACGCGAGCATAGGGTTTTTGATTTTTGCGACAGGCTTGGCGCAGCGACTTATGTCAACCCGATTGGCGGACAGTCCCTGTACAAGAAAGATGAATTTGCGGAGCACGGAATCGAGTTGAAGTTTATCCATTCGCATTGCCGCGAGTACAAGCAGTTCGGGAAAAACTTTGTCCCCGGGCTTTCGATACTCGATGTCATCATGTTCAATTCCCGCGAAGAAATTGCGCAGATGCTCGACGAATACACGACGGAATAA